The sequence GTCCGGGCGGGCGTCCTGCGGCGAGGGTTCGTCGCGGATGACCTCGCCCTGGACGACCTTGCCGTCCGGGCGGTGGATACGGGCCTGCTGGAAGGCGTCCGAGAAGCCGCCGGGGGCCGCCACACGCATGCGCCGTTCCAGTGACTTCTCCGCGTACCGGCTGAGCGCCGAGCGGACGGGCGGGACGAGCAGCAGCAGCCCGGCCACGTCCGAGACCATGCCCGGAATCATGATCAGCAGTCCGCCGAGCATCAGGAAGCCGTTGCCCCGGCCGCTCGGGGGGACGGGAGAGGAGGAGCCGTCGGCGCCCGGCTGC comes from Streptomyces sp. Mut1 and encodes:
- the fxsA gene encoding FxsA family membrane protein: MTTGTPPPTARRRPRARTLVPLAVAAWAVLEIWLLILVADVAGGLTVVILLAAGIVLGAAVIKRAGRRAFRNLTETLQQMPGQPGADGSSSPVPPSGRGNGFLMLGGLLIMIPGMVSDVAGLLLLVPPVRSALSRYAEKSLERRMRVAAPGGFSDAFQQARIHRPDGKVVQGEVIRDEPSPQDARPDDEPRPPLTP